The proteins below are encoded in one region of Phycisphaerae bacterium:
- the lipA gene encoding lipoyl synthase, whose amino-acid sequence MVELNVLSSDPSPPKRRLPSWLKRPVPSGDFGHTRGVVAESGVATVCQEARCPNLSECWSKRHATFMILGDKCTRRCHYCAVDTARPEPPAADEPDRLGEAVAQLSLRHVVLTAVARDDLKDEGAGHYAACVRAIHERCPSTTVEVLPADMHARRDCIQTLCDAGPELYNHNIEMVERLTPAFRPQGKYRRSIDVLRIVKEIAPHILTKSGLMVGLGETVDELHQTFRDLRDVDCDVLTIGQYLQPTLDGHAPVARYYRPEEFEELAAFARELGFISVAAGPFVRSSYNAGEVFEESRRRRNSEAVS is encoded by the coding sequence ATGGTGGAACTGAACGTTCTTTCATCAGATCCTTCCCCTCCGAAGCGGCGACTCCCCTCCTGGCTCAAGCGGCCCGTGCCCTCCGGGGACTTCGGACACACCCGCGGCGTCGTCGCCGAGAGCGGCGTGGCCACGGTTTGCCAGGAAGCCCGCTGTCCCAACCTCTCCGAATGCTGGTCCAAGCGACACGCGACGTTCATGATCCTCGGCGACAAGTGTACGCGGCGATGTCATTATTGCGCGGTCGATACCGCTCGCCCCGAGCCCCCCGCCGCCGACGAACCCGATCGACTCGGCGAAGCCGTCGCCCAGCTCAGCCTGCGACACGTCGTGCTCACGGCCGTGGCACGCGACGATTTGAAAGACGAAGGCGCGGGGCATTACGCCGCGTGCGTTCGGGCGATTCATGAGCGATGTCCATCCACGACCGTCGAAGTCCTGCCGGCTGACATGCACGCGCGGCGCGACTGCATCCAGACGCTCTGCGACGCCGGGCCGGAGCTGTACAACCACAACATCGAAATGGTCGAGCGGCTGACGCCCGCTTTTCGTCCGCAGGGGAAATACCGCCGATCGATTGATGTGCTCCGTATCGTCAAGGAGATTGCTCCGCACATTCTCACCAAGAGCGGCCTTATGGTCGGCCTGGGTGAAACGGTTGACGAACTTCACCAGACCTTCCGCGATCTGCGCGACGTCGACTGCGATGTGCTCACCATCGGGCAATACCTCCAACCCACCCTCGACGGCCACGCACCCGTGGCCCGCTACTACCGGCCGGAGGAGTTTGAAGAACTCGCCGCATTCGCTCGCGAACTGGGCTTCATCAGCGTGGCGGCGGGGCCCTTCGTGCGCTCCAGCTACAACGCCGGCGAGGTGTTCGAAGAAAGCCGCCGGCGTCGTAATTCCGAAGCGGTTTCTTAG
- a CDS encoding universal stress protein — protein sequence MSIRFSNILFPTDFSDVSMQAAPYAVELARTFDAQLHALYILDEAYQYWSGMGPESIPVGPPPEELLELARERMLDFKAKFLSDVKREALVHIGVGRPFAEIIAFAREHEIDLIVMATHGRGAFAHALLGSTTEKVVRKAECPVLTVRGKDESAD from the coding sequence ATGTCTATCCGCTTTTCGAACATCCTCTTTCCGACGGACTTTTCGGACGTGTCCATGCAGGCCGCGCCCTACGCGGTGGAACTGGCCCGCACCTTCGATGCCCAGCTTCACGCCCTGTATATCCTGGATGAGGCCTACCAGTATTGGAGCGGCATGGGGCCGGAAAGCATCCCGGTCGGTCCTCCGCCGGAAGAGTTGCTGGAGCTGGCCAGGGAACGCATGCTGGATTTCAAGGCGAAGTTCCTGTCGGACGTGAAGCGCGAAGCGCTGGTGCATATCGGAGTGGGGCGCCCGTTTGCGGAGATCATTGCCTTCGCGCGGGAGCACGAGATCGACCTGATCGTGATGGCCACGCACGGCCGCGGGGCATTTGCCCATGCACTTCTGGGGAGCACGACGGAAAAGGTGGTGCGCAAGGCCGAGTGCCCCGTGCTGACCGTCCGCGGGAAAGACGAGTCCGCGGATTAA